A window of the Arcobacter sp. F155 genome harbors these coding sequences:
- the rsmH gene encoding 16S rRNA (cytosine(1402)-N(4))-methyltransferase RsmH, producing the protein MQIPHIPVLFQETLDAFEDINDGYIIDCTTGYGGHSEGLLKQYPNIKLICNDQDDEALAFSSNRLKEFEDRVTFNKGNFEHVIEKFKNENIKGILADIGVSSLQLDKEDRGFGFESSVLDMRMNQNQSLDASVVVNTYSQHELERVLKEYGEVREYKKVASLIVNNRPFSSAKELSTLLSKKMHKGKIHPATLPFQGIRIEVNDELGVLERLFDSIESANLKDCTIAIISFHSLEDRIVKNYFKKWSKSCICPNDAFRCTCGNNHSLGKIITRKPVIPTKEEIKQNPRSRSSKLRIFKFD; encoded by the coding sequence ATGCAAATTCCCCATATTCCAGTGCTTTTTCAAGAGACTTTAGATGCTTTTGAAGATATAAATGATGGATATATTATTGATTGTACTACTGGTTATGGTGGCCATAGTGAAGGATTGTTAAAACAATATCCAAATATAAAGCTAATATGTAATGACCAAGATGATGAAGCTTTAGCATTTTCAAGTAATAGATTAAAAGAGTTTGAAGATAGAGTTACTTTTAATAAAGGAAACTTTGAGCATGTTATTGAAAAGTTTAAAAATGAGAATATAAAAGGTATTTTAGCTGATATTGGTGTTTCTTCTTTGCAATTAGATAAAGAAGATAGAGGTTTTGGTTTTGAAAGTTCAGTTTTAGATATGAGAATGAATCAAAACCAATCTTTAGATGCCTCTGTTGTTGTAAATACTTACTCTCAACATGAACTAGAAAGAGTATTAAAAGAGTATGGAGAAGTAAGAGAGTATAAAAAGGTTGCTTCTTTAATTGTAAATAATAGACCATTTTCATCTGCAAAAGAGTTATCAACTCTTTTATCAAAAAAAATGCACAAAGGAAAAATTCACCCTGCAACACTTCCTTTTCAAGGTATTAGAATAGAAGTAAATGATGAGCTTGGAGTTCTTGAAAGACTTTTTGATTCAATAGAGAGTGCAAACCTTAAAGACTGTACTATTGCGATTATCTCTTTTCACTCTTTAGAAGATAGAATTGTTAAAAACTATTTTAAAAAATGGAGTAAATCTTGTATTTGTCCAAATGATGCATTTAGATGTACTTGTGGAAATAATCACTCTTTAGGTAAGATAATTACAAGAAAACCAGTTATTCCTACAAAAGAGGAAATAAAACAAAACCCCCGAAGTAGAAGTTCAAAATTAAGGATTTTCAAATTTGATTAA
- a CDS encoding efflux RND transporter permease subunit codes for MIKTIIEFALRKPILNHFLLFFLLVLSVFAYFKIPKEIFPPASLDAVAITGTYAGASSDLLDKMAVEDLEDELVSLEEASDITSIVKNGFFSINIKLKRGFEASDVLDDVKDIVTKTKVNLPSDMDEPIVKEVIGEIPLITVVIYGEDSKEKLLDVADDVKSRISALKDLSSISIWGDSDKELLVKFDENRILAYGLNLQDVVNSVQNISSIFPAGIIKDSTRHYYLSTFNGEKDINKIKNTIIKINNQRVLLKDIANVEFKLADVNNISHFNGNRDVSIGINKSDTGDAIELVKQIKEILKEAKRDYPSLSFDTHTDTSVWIKNRLNTVVSNILFGLCLLFMALFYFINVRIAIVIAIGIPTSFMIGLISAEAMGYSLNMLSLLGALIALGMLVDEAIVVGENIYRHMEMGKNRLQASLDGALEVYPAVLTATATTIFAFLPILLMTGEVGKFMKVLPIMITILLLSSLVEAFFFLPLHAKQIFDVHKKEKRSDRIWEVNKKIYRTILSFLLKRKYLAVIVMVISILISTVFIASQSRFQFLPDFDSTQLYINGSVGVGKKIEQTEKLVEQIERKIIDEYDFANNIDSISSVTGMKLDGKNLPQNEEFYFQIFVNLYERAPQNIFDKYINPYLSPKYDDTNMIREKSAQEVEEELRALLQPLINSGKYEEFKITIPGAGIVKNDLELAISGANTKNVNNSVKVIKDKLNEINGVSNVADDILVGNIELKFKVNEYGQKLGFTENYIISAVRPFYFKGAYSKMFDDKGIVEVVFQSKNKDELSSLDRFEVLIPGTAQKVLLKDVVTIVRKNAQSQIFKENSKRIVSVTASINKVTSSEVFEQLNPTLEEQKQFVNIDIKGEQEENEKVQKEMAQAALLAIILIFLALIWMFDSLVKPLIIISTIPLSIFGVLLGHIVLGLHITMPSLIGMVGLAGVIVNDGIIMMDFIKKAKNLDEMQDYALMRLRPILLTSITTILGLATLMFFASGQALILQPMAVALGFGILWATVLNLYYVPMVYRLIYLRKAE; via the coding sequence ATGATAAAAACAATAATTGAGTTCGCACTTAGAAAACCTATATTAAACCACTTTTTACTCTTCTTTTTATTAGTACTTTCAGTTTTTGCATATTTTAAAATACCAAAAGAGATTTTTCCTCCTGCTTCACTTGATGCCGTTGCTATTACTGGAACTTATGCAGGAGCAAGTTCTGATTTACTTGACAAAATGGCAGTTGAGGATTTAGAAGATGAACTTGTATCTTTAGAAGAAGCAAGTGACATTACCTCTATAGTTAAAAATGGATTTTTTTCTATAAATATAAAGTTAAAAAGAGGCTTTGAAGCTTCTGATGTACTTGATGATGTAAAAGATATAGTTACAAAAACAAAAGTAAATCTTCCAAGTGATATGGATGAACCTATAGTAAAAGAAGTAATAGGTGAGATCCCTTTAATTACAGTTGTTATTTATGGTGAAGATTCTAAAGAGAAACTTCTTGATGTAGCAGATGATGTTAAATCAAGAATCTCTGCACTTAAAGATTTAAGTTCTATTTCTATTTGGGGAGATTCAGATAAAGAGTTATTGGTTAAATTTGATGAAAACAGAATCTTAGCTTATGGCTTAAATCTTCAAGATGTAGTTAACTCTGTTCAAAATATAAGCTCTATTTTTCCTGCTGGTATTATAAAAGATAGTACACGACACTACTATTTAAGTACTTTTAATGGTGAAAAAGACATTAACAAGATTAAAAATACAATAATAAAAATAAATAACCAAAGGGTTTTATTAAAAGATATTGCAAATGTTGAGTTTAAACTTGCTGATGTAAATAATATCTCCCATTTTAATGGAAATAGAGATGTTTCTATTGGTATAAACAAAAGTGATACTGGTGATGCAATTGAGTTAGTAAAACAGATAAAAGAGATTTTAAAAGAAGCAAAAAGAGATTATCCTTCTTTATCCTTTGATACTCATACAGATACTTCTGTGTGGATTAAAAATAGACTTAATACTGTTGTTTCAAATATTTTGTTTGGACTTTGTCTTTTATTTATGGCCTTGTTCTATTTTATTAATGTAAGAATTGCCATTGTTATTGCAATTGGTATTCCAACTTCATTTATGATAGGGTTGATTTCAGCAGAAGCTATGGGTTATAGTTTAAATATGCTATCTCTGCTTGGGGCTTTAATTGCTCTTGGTATGCTAGTAGATGAAGCTATTGTTGTTGGAGAAAATATTTACAGACATATGGAGATGGGTAAAAATAGACTCCAAGCTTCACTAGATGGAGCATTAGAAGTTTATCCGGCTGTTTTAACTGCAACTGCAACTACTATCTTTGCTTTTTTACCAATTCTACTTATGACAGGTGAAGTAGGGAAGTTTATGAAAGTATTGCCAATTATGATTACAATACTTTTATTATCATCTTTAGTTGAAGCTTTCTTTTTCCTTCCTTTACATGCAAAACAGATATTTGATGTTCACAAAAAAGAGAAAAGATCAGATAGAATTTGGGAAGTAAATAAAAAAATCTATAGAACTATACTTAGTTTTCTACTAAAAAGAAAATATTTAGCAGTTATTGTTATGGTTATTTCTATTCTTATCTCAACTGTATTTATAGCATCACAGTCAAGGTTCCAGTTCTTACCAGATTTTGATTCTACACAACTATATATAAATGGTTCTGTTGGCGTTGGTAAAAAAATAGAGCAAACAGAAAAACTTGTTGAGCAAATAGAAAGAAAGATTATTGATGAATATGATTTTGCAAATAATATTGACTCTATCTCTTCTGTTACTGGTATGAAACTTGATGGTAAAAACCTTCCTCAAAATGAAGAGTTCTATTTTCAAATATTTGTAAATCTTTATGAAAGAGCTCCTCAAAATATTTTTGATAAATATATAAACCCTTATTTGTCTCCAAAATATGATGATACAAATATGATTAGAGAGAAATCAGCCCAAGAGGTTGAAGAAGAACTAAGGGCTCTTTTACAGCCTTTAATTAATAGTGGAAAATATGAAGAGTTTAAAATTACAATACCAGGTGCAGGTATTGTTAAAAATGATTTAGAGTTAGCTATTTCAGGAGCAAATACTAAAAATGTAAATAACTCAGTTAAAGTTATAAAAGATAAATTAAATGAAATAAATGGTGTTTCAAATGTAGCTGATGATATTTTAGTTGGAAATATAGAGTTAAAATTCAAAGTAAATGAGTATGGACAAAAGCTAGGTTTCACTGAAAACTATATTATCTCTGCTGTTAGACCTTTTTATTTTAAAGGCGCTTATTCAAAAATGTTTGATGATAAAGGTATTGTTGAAGTAGTTTTCCAAAGTAAAAATAAAGATGAATTATCTTCTTTAGATAGATTTGAAGTTCTAATTCCTGGAACAGCTCAAAAAGTACTTTTAAAAGATGTTGTTACTATAGTTAGAAAAAATGCTCAGTCTCAAATTTTTAAAGAAAACTCTAAAAGAATAGTTTCTGTAACAGCAAGTATTAATAAGGTTACTTCATCTGAAGTTTTCGAACAATTAAACCCAACTCTTGAAGAACAAAAACAGTTTGTAAATATAGATATAAAAGGGGAACAAGAAGAGAATGAAAAGGTACAAAAGGAGATGGCACAAGCTGCTTTATTAGCTATTATTTTAATCTTCCTTGCTTTAATATGGATGTTTGATTCTTTAGTTAAACCTTTGATTATAATTTCAACTATTCCTTTATCTATTTTTGGTGTTTTATTAGGTCATATAGTTTTAGGTTTACATATAACTATGCCAAGTTTAATAGGAATGGTAGGACTTGCAGGTGTTATAGTTAATGATGGAATTATTATGATGGATTTTATTAAAAAAGCTAAAAATTTAGATGAGATGCAAGATTATGCACTTATGAGATTAAGACCAATTTTATTAACATCAATTACAACAATCTTAGGACTTGCAACTTTAATGTTCTTTGCTTCTGGACAAGCTTTAATTTTACAACCTATGGCAGTTGCTTTAGGATTTGGTATTTTATGGGCAACAGTTCTAAACTTATATTATGTACCGATGGTATATAGACTTATTTATTTAAGAAAAGCAGAATAG
- a CDS encoding SDR family oxidoreductase, whose product MKVLLTGSTGYIGRRLKQRLIQNQDIDLRLYVRNKKTLSQNLPSNIDVVEGDTFNKEKLKEALKDVDTAFYLVHSLSRNDYKNLDKQSAQNFLDAAIECGVKRIIYLGGLGVKNEQTSEHLLSRIETGEVLSSSKNIQTIWIRAGVIIGSGSTSFEIIRNLTEKLPIMTTPKWVNTKAQPIAVDDVLNYLEQSIYLKEKENLIVDIGSEQLTYKEMMLETAKALGLKRVLIPLPFLSINVSSYWLNLFTPVQFKVAKALIEGLKSEVVIQNDNAKKYFPKIHPISYIEAVKRAVKEIETNQVISRWSDTDNSGKIWDRNHDKEIADAIFLDRKELLLKDLSKEQVFKSFTSIGGKDGWFAFDFLWEIRGLIDKMLGGVGLKRGRKNQYNLSVGESLDFWKVVDIKENERLLLYAQMKVPGTAWLEFKIEDNKLIQSAYFYPKGLFGRIYWYSLIPIHYLVFNNMIKSIIKKAEKF is encoded by the coding sequence ATGAAAGTATTACTTACAGGTTCAACTGGATATATCGGTAGAAGATTAAAACAAAGACTCATACAAAATCAAGATATAGATTTAAGATTATATGTTAGAAATAAAAAAACCTTATCTCAAAACCTTCCTTCAAATATAGACGTTGTAGAAGGTGATACTTTTAATAAAGAAAAACTAAAAGAAGCTTTAAAAGATGTAGATACAGCTTTTTATTTAGTTCACTCTCTTTCAAGAAATGATTATAAAAATCTAGATAAACAATCAGCTCAAAACTTTTTAGATGCAGCTATAGAGTGTGGTGTTAAAAGAATCATCTATCTTGGAGGTTTAGGAGTTAAAAATGAACAAACAAGTGAGCACTTATTAAGTAGAATAGAAACTGGTGAAGTTTTAAGTTCAAGTAAAAATATCCAAACTATTTGGATAAGAGCTGGAGTTATTATAGGCTCAGGAAGTACAAGTTTTGAGATAATAAGAAATCTAACTGAAAAACTTCCAATAATGACAACTCCAAAATGGGTAAATACAAAAGCTCAACCTATAGCAGTAGATGATGTCTTAAACTACTTAGAGCAATCTATTTATCTAAAAGAAAAAGAAAACTTAATAGTTGACATAGGAAGTGAGCAACTAACATATAAAGAAATGATGCTAGAAACAGCAAAAGCTTTAGGATTAAAAAGAGTCTTAATACCTTTACCTTTTCTTTCTATAAATGTTTCATCATATTGGTTAAACCTATTTACTCCTGTACAGTTTAAAGTAGCTAAAGCTTTGATTGAAGGGCTAAAATCAGAAGTTGTTATTCAAAACGACAATGCAAAAAAATACTTCCCAAAAATACACCCTATTTCTTACATAGAAGCGGTTAAAAGAGCTGTTAAAGAGATTGAAACCAATCAAGTAATAAGTCGTTGGTCCGATACTGACAACTCTGGCAAAATCTGGGATAGAAACCACGATAAAGAGATTGCTGATGCAATTTTCTTAGATAGAAAAGAGTTACTATTAAAAGACTTATCAAAAGAACAAGTCTTTAAAAGTTTTACTAGTATTGGTGGAAAAGATGGTTGGTTTGCCTTTGATTTTCTTTGGGAAATAAGAGGTTTAATTGATAAAATGCTTGGTGGAGTTGGTTTAAAAAGAGGAAGAAAAAATCAATACAATCTTAGTGTAGGAGAGAGTTTAGACTTTTGGAAAGTTGTTGATATAAAAGAGAATGAAAGACTACTACTTTATGCACAAATGAAAGTTCCAGGAACTGCATGGCTTGAGTTTAAAATTGAAGATAATAAGCTTATTCAATCAGCCTACTTCTATCCAAAAGGATTATTTGGAAGAATCTATTGGTATAGTTTAATTCCAATTCACTATTTAGTTTTTAATAATATGATTAAATCAATCATAAAAAAAGCAGAAAAGTTTTAA
- a CDS encoding GGDEF domain-containing protein: MIIFHMYKISVSKELFKDIQLKKLKVLEKSTSSYWKRELLEPKIINDKIKYSIKQIDKIKITNGLGEEKPQMIIECEKIDYSFKKDLFEFYLGRIIEQKNSDLDENYKDTLIQELLRERALLEDNMNRDHLTGIYNRRKMENDLSMFINQNNKDLLTAIFIDADRFKSINDNFGHDTGDKALTYLAKKIEKYAGFLNGEVYRYGGEEFLILCFLPRYEIESKLNEMKEEIKAHKIYHPKQDVTLTVSIGVSFFSDCKTKDEMLKRADSAVYRAKEQGRDTIIYN, encoded by the coding sequence TTGATAATATTCCATATGTATAAAATTTCTGTCAGTAAAGAACTATTTAAAGATATCCAATTAAAAAAATTAAAGGTTTTAGAAAAGAGTACTTCTTCTTATTGGAAGAGAGAACTACTTGAGCCTAAAATTATAAATGACAAAATAAAATATAGTATTAAACAAATTGATAAAATAAAAATAACTAATGGTTTAGGTGAAGAGAAACCTCAAATGATTATTGAGTGTGAGAAGATAGATTATTCCTTTAAAAAAGACTTGTTTGAGTTTTATTTAGGAAGAATTATTGAACAAAAAAACTCAGACCTTGATGAAAACTATAAAGATACTTTAATACAAGAGTTATTAAGGGAAAGAGCTTTATTAGAAGACAATATGAATAGAGACCATTTAACAGGCATTTATAATAGACGTAAAATGGAAAATGATTTGTCTATGTTTATAAATCAAAACAATAAGGATTTATTAACTGCTATTTTTATAGATGCAGATAGATTCAAAAGTATAAATGATAATTTTGGTCATGATACAGGGGACAAAGCTTTAACTTATCTTGCTAAAAAAATAGAAAAGTATGCAGGCTTTTTAAATGGTGAAGTATACAGATACGGTGGGGAAGAATTTTTAATTTTATGTTTTCTTCCAAGATATGAAATAGAATCTAAACTAAATGAAATGAAAGAAGAGATAAAAGCTCACAAAATTTATCACCCAAAACAAGATGTAACTTTAACTGTTAGTATTGGAGTATCCTTTTTTAGTGATTGTAAAACAAAAGATGAAATGCTAAAAAGGGCAGATAGTGCAGTTTATCGAGCTAAAGAACAGGGTAGAGATACTATTATTTATAATTGA
- a CDS encoding nodulation protein NfeD, with the protein MKLLVLFFTLTIALFASNITHFVYEGAINPASSAFVKKSIKEANKQNSQLIIFELNTPGGLVSSTRDIVTQILNSKIPIVVYVSPKGSRAASAGTFILYASHIAVMSEGTNVGAATPVQLAFTEEKNSKLSTMQTKTINDASAYIKSLAKLRNRNIQWAKESVTKGASIDSQKALELGVIDFIANDMTSLLKKLNGLKVQIDKKTVKLDTTNSKVNTIEEGFKIKLLSYLSNPSIAYGLMLLAIYGIFFELMNPGSIFPGVTGLISGALALYSLNILPFEIAGLLLILIGLVLMIAEVFIVGFGILGIGGVIAFVFGSLILFDEKTLGIDISLSLIIAFALVSTAIFIYLLRIIIQERKQKAKTGIDEMIGAVAKVIKKKDDIYKVEIHSEVWNAKSNEELEKGKEVIVESIDGLILQVKPKKE; encoded by the coding sequence ATGAAACTGCTTGTTTTATTTTTTACTTTAACTATTGCTCTTTTTGCTTCAAATATTACTCACTTTGTTTATGAGGGAGCTATAAATCCTGCAAGTAGTGCTTTTGTTAAAAAATCTATCAAAGAAGCAAATAAACAAAACTCTCAACTTATAATTTTCGAACTTAACACACCTGGTGGTTTAGTATCTTCAACAAGAGATATTGTTACACAAATTTTAAATTCTAAAATACCAATTGTTGTTTATGTATCTCCTAAAGGTTCTAGAGCTGCAAGTGCAGGAACTTTTATCTTATATGCTTCACATATTGCAGTTATGTCTGAAGGAACAAATGTAGGAGCAGCAACACCTGTACAACTAGCATTTACAGAAGAAAAAAACAGTAAACTATCAACTATGCAAACAAAAACTATAAATGATGCAAGTGCATATATTAAAAGTTTAGCAAAACTTAGAAATAGAAATATACAGTGGGCTAAAGAGAGTGTAACAAAAGGTGCAAGTATAGATTCCCAAAAAGCACTAGAGCTTGGTGTTATTGATTTTATAGCAAATGATATGACTTCTCTTTTAAAAAAGCTCAATGGGTTAAAAGTTCAAATAGATAAAAAAACAGTTAAATTAGATACCACAAACTCAAAAGTAAACACTATAGAAGAGGGCTTTAAAATAAAGCTTTTATCTTATCTTTCTAATCCTAGTATTGCTTATGGCCTAATGCTTTTAGCTATTTATGGAATCTTTTTTGAGTTGATGAATCCTGGTTCTATTTTCCCTGGTGTAACAGGCTTAATAAGTGGTGCTTTAGCACTATATTCACTTAATATCTTACCTTTTGAGATAGCTGGCTTACTTCTTATTTTAATAGGACTTGTTCTTATGATTGCAGAAGTATTTATAGTAGGTTTTGGAATATTGGGTATAGGTGGAGTTATTGCCTTTGTCTTTGGTTCTTTAATACTATTTGATGAAAAGACACTAGGTATTGATATCTCTTTATCTTTAATAATTGCTTTTGCTTTAGTAAGTACAGCTATTTTTATATATTTACTTAGAATAATAATTCAAGAGAGGAAACAAAAAGCAAAAACAGGTATTGATGAAATGATAGGAGCTGTAGCAAAGGTTATCAAAAAGAAAGATGATATTTATAAAGTTGAAATTCATTCAGAAGTATGGAATGCAAAAAGTAATGAAGAGCTTGAAAAAGGTAAAGAAGTTATAGTAGAAAGTATTGATGGTTTAATACTTCAAGTAAAACCTAAAAAGGAGTAA
- a CDS encoding slipin family protein has protein sequence MFMTVIYTVFIVIAIIAASIRILKEYERGVIFTLGRFTGVKGPGLILVIPFIQKMVKTDLRTIVHDVPSQDVISQDNVSVKVNAVVYYRVVDPEKAIIQVESFNDATSQLAQTTLRSVLGGHDLDEMLAEREKLNEDIQEILDKQTDAWGIKISNVEIKHIDLDESMIRAIAKQAEAERQRRAKVINSKGELEASQNLLEAANVLANNPQALQLRYLQTLSDISSDKTNTIVFPFGSDLGKFFTQKS, from the coding sequence ATGTTTATGACAGTTATATATACTGTTTTTATTGTTATAGCAATAATTGCAGCTTCAATTAGAATTTTAAAAGAGTATGAAAGAGGTGTAATCTTTACATTAGGAAGATTTACAGGAGTTAAAGGACCTGGTTTGATTTTGGTGATTCCTTTTATTCAAAAGATGGTAAAAACAGATTTAAGAACTATTGTACATGATGTTCCATCTCAAGATGTGATTTCACAAGATAATGTTTCTGTAAAGGTTAATGCTGTTGTTTATTATAGAGTAGTTGACCCTGAAAAGGCAATTATTCAAGTTGAAAGTTTTAATGATGCAACTTCTCAACTTGCACAAACTACTTTAAGGTCAGTTCTTGGAGGACACGACCTTGATGAAATGTTAGCAGAAAGAGAAAAATTAAATGAAGATATTCAAGAGATACTTGATAAACAAACAGATGCTTGGGGAATAAAAATCTCAAATGTAGAGATAAAACATATTGATTTAGATGAAAGCATGATACGAGCTATTGCAAAACAAGCAGAAGCTGAACGGCAAAGAAGAGCTAAGGTCATCAACTCAAAAGGTGAGCTTGAAGCCAGTCAAAACCTTTTGGAAGCAGCTAATGTGTTAGCAAATAACCCACAAGCACTACAATTAAGATATCTTCAAACATTAAGTGATATTTCAAGTGATAAAACAAATACTATTGTATTTCCTTTTGGAAGTGATTTAGGTAAGTTTTTTACTCAGAAAAGTTAG
- a CDS encoding c-type cytochrome, giving the protein MRKILLLTSILACAAFANPYAKCVACHGANGEKAAMGKSKIIKDMTKAEFVAAMKGYKDGSYGGPMKGLMKGQVAGLSDADIEAIANQIAK; this is encoded by the coding sequence ATGAGAAAAATTTTACTTCTAACTTCAATTCTTGCATGTGCAGCATTTGCTAATCCATATGCAAAGTGTGTTGCGTGTCATGGTGCAAATGGTGAAAAAGCTGCTATGGGTAAATCTAAGATTATCAAAGATATGACTAAAGCTGAATTTGTTGCTGCAATGAAAGGTTATAAAGATGGATCTTACGGAGGACCTATGAAAGGTTTAATGAAAGGTCAAGTTGCTGGTCTTTCTGATGCTGATATCGAAGCAATTGCTAACCAAATCGCTAAGTAA
- a CDS encoding AMP-binding protein gives MSINCIRTLIEDAQASHPEKVAIKFNEKEITYKELFTKVNQIAFYLRELDLPKGSRIGIYSTKSIEQVIAILAILSTDYVLVPLTRLLKSEQVEYIIKDCDIKCIITDRLKLESIEEINFDGHIVSYETTHKDIASFEEIFKYYNKPYTCEISGHDNAVITYSFGLTGTPKGIVISHRNLIDSARVVSQYLDLKEDDVISGTLIFNLDYGLNQIFCSLYKRATLALHRFILAGDFFNHLINDEVTVVPLMPINISSMFDEDEHRLPSADLLAKVRVLTSSGGNVTHKMLKDLDNYFPDAKFYSMHGLTEAFRSTYLEPSQIWIRPDSIGKAIPDVELYVINEEGKECKPREVGELIHRGGYIYKGYWNAPVETKERFKSIQILKDVINLEGQLTDETVVATGDYVYKDEEGYFYFVSRHDDMIKTRGFRVSPFEIESVVANNLPQIDQCAIFSIPNEEIEEEIVMVYSARSEIASKEIIFELKKHLASYMIPNKIIYKKSLPLVPSDKSKINKEELKEELLKDN, from the coding sequence ATGTCTATTAACTGTATTAGAACACTTATTGAAGATGCACAAGCATCTCACCCAGAAAAAGTTGCAATAAAATTTAATGAAAAAGAGATAACGTATAAAGAGTTATTTACAAAAGTTAATCAAATAGCATTTTATTTAAGAGAATTAGATTTACCAAAAGGTAGTAGAATTGGTATCTACTCTACAAAAAGTATAGAACAAGTAATTGCTATACTTGCAATTTTATCTACTGATTATGTGCTTGTTCCATTAACTAGACTTTTAAAGTCAGAACAAGTTGAATACATAATCAAAGATTGTGATATCAAATGTATTATTACTGATAGATTAAAATTAGAGTCAATTGAAGAGATTAATTTTGATGGACATATTGTATCTTATGAAACTACTCACAAAGATATTGCTTCATTTGAAGAGATTTTCAAATACTATAATAAACCATATACTTGTGAAATAAGTGGTCATGATAATGCAGTTATTACTTACTCATTTGGATTAACAGGTACTCCAAAAGGTATTGTTATTTCTCATAGAAACCTAATTGACTCTGCAAGAGTTGTAAGTCAATACTTAGATTTAAAAGAAGATGACGTTATATCTGGAACACTTATTTTCAATCTTGACTATGGATTAAATCAAATTTTCTGCTCACTATATAAAAGAGCTACTTTAGCTTTACATAGATTTATTCTTGCGGGAGATTTCTTTAATCACTTAATCAATGATGAAGTTACAGTTGTACCTTTAATGCCTATTAATATTTCTTCTATGTTTGATGAAGATGAGCATAGACTTCCAAGTGCAGATTTACTAGCTAAAGTTAGAGTATTAACTTCTTCTGGTGGTAATGTTACACATAAGATGCTAAAAGATTTAGATAACTACTTCCCTGATGCAAAGTTTTATTCAATGCATGGACTTACAGAAGCATTTAGATCAACATACTTAGAACCTTCACAAATCTGGATTAGACCTGATTCTATTGGTAAAGCTATTCCTGATGTTGAATTATATGTAATCAATGAAGAAGGAAAAGAGTGTAAACCAAGAGAAGTTGGTGAACTTATTCATAGAGGTGGATATATCTATAAAGGATATTGGAATGCACCTGTAGAAACAAAAGAACGATTTAAATCTATTCAAATCTTAAAAGATGTAATCAACCTAGAAGGACAACTTACAGATGAAACTGTTGTCGCAACTGGAGATTATGTTTATAAAGATGAAGAAGGTTACTTCTATTTTGTTTCAAGACATGATGATATGATTAAAACAAGAGGATTTAGAGTAAGTCCTTTTGAAATAGAATCAGTTGTTGCAAACAATCTTCCTCAAATAGACCAATGTGCTATTTTCTCTATACCAAATGAAGAGATAGAAGAAGAGATAGTTATGGTTTATAGTGCAAGAAGTGAGATTGCTTCAAAAGAGATAATCTTTGAACTAAAAAAACACTTAGCTTCATATATGATTCCAAATAAAATAATTTATAAAAAATCTTTACCTTTAGTTCCTAGTGACAAAAGTAAAATTAATAAAGAAGAACTAAAAGAAGAGCTTCTTAAAGACAACTAA